A window of Corallococcus macrosporus DSM 14697 contains these coding sequences:
- a CDS encoding TetR/AcrR family transcriptional regulator — protein MPRATRGKLPSSKPREGTAVHAKGTERVASILDAATDTLVEEGHSGLTLRRVAQRAGLSVGNLQYYFPAKQDVVRALLARYLEAASQRVLARVEEGGRSPVERLRRALEALLEDQESPRHCQLFAELWALAARDEMVADALAVFYAGYRAGIVELLRELAPGLGPSQLERRAALVVAFLEGLSLFMGGGALRRASVPGLEQELHAVLEEALEGVPTTARL, from the coding sequence ATGCCACGTGCCACACGAGGGAAGCTGCCATCGTCGAAGCCGCGTGAGGGGACGGCGGTCCACGCCAAGGGGACCGAGCGCGTGGCGTCCATCCTCGACGCGGCCACCGACACCCTCGTGGAGGAGGGCCATTCAGGCCTCACGCTGCGCCGGGTGGCGCAGCGGGCCGGGCTCAGCGTGGGCAACCTCCAGTACTACTTCCCCGCGAAGCAGGACGTGGTGCGTGCGCTGCTCGCGCGCTACCTGGAGGCCGCCAGCCAGCGGGTGCTCGCGCGGGTGGAGGAGGGCGGACGTTCCCCCGTGGAGCGGCTGCGGCGCGCGTTGGAGGCGCTGCTGGAAGACCAGGAGTCACCGCGTCACTGCCAGCTCTTCGCGGAGCTGTGGGCGCTCGCCGCGCGGGATGAGATGGTCGCGGACGCGCTCGCCGTCTTCTACGCGGGCTACCGGGCGGGCATCGTGGAGCTGCTGCGTGAGCTGGCTCCCGGGCTCGGCCCGTCCCAACTGGAGCGCCGCGCGGCGCTGGTGGTCGCCTTCCTGGAAGGCCTGTCCCTCTTCATGGGCGGCGGCGCGCTCCGGCGGGCTTCGGTGCCGGGACTGGAGCAGGAGCTGCACGCCGTGCTGGAGGAGGCCCTGGAGGGCGTCCCCACCACCGCGCGGCTATGA
- the ureC gene encoding urease subunit alpha, whose product MSRKMDRRHYADMFGPTTGDRVRLGDTGLWAEVERDATVYGDECKFGGGKVLREGMGQQAGVGDADALDCVITNALILDWTGIYKADIGLKGGRIAGIGKAGNPDVMAGVTPGMVVGVTTEAIAGEGLIVTAGALDTHIHFICPQQADEALASGVTTWVGGGTGPATGTKATTCTPGAWNLQRMLEATDTLPLNIGLTGKGNTSMPHGLVEQVRAGAIGLKLHEDWGTTPAAIDTCLTLAEGEDIQVTIHTDTLNESGYVDDSLAAFKGRTIHTYHSEGAGGGHAPDIIRVCGEPNVLPSSTNPTRPYTVNTLDEHLDMLMVCHHLDREIPEDVAFAESRIRGETIAAEDILHDLGAISIMASDSQAMGRVGEVICRTWQTAHKMREQRGRLPDERGDNDNVRIRRYVAKYTINPAIAHGMSHEVGSVEVGKLADLVLWNPAFFGIRPELVVKGGFIAWAQMGDANASIPTPQPYMMRPMFGARGRALGATSVAFISGRAFAEGTVKDLGLTKRLVAVSGCRDLGKKDMKLNDAMPAITVDPETYEVRADGELLRCEPATRLPLAQLYSLF is encoded by the coding sequence ATGAGCCGGAAGATGGACCGCCGCCACTACGCGGACATGTTCGGTCCCACCACGGGAGACCGGGTGCGGCTGGGTGACACGGGGCTGTGGGCGGAGGTGGAGCGCGACGCCACCGTCTACGGCGACGAGTGCAAGTTCGGCGGCGGCAAGGTGCTGCGCGAGGGCATGGGCCAGCAGGCCGGCGTGGGGGACGCGGACGCGCTCGACTGCGTCATCACCAACGCGCTCATCCTGGACTGGACGGGCATCTACAAGGCGGACATCGGCCTCAAGGGCGGCCGCATCGCCGGCATCGGCAAGGCGGGCAATCCGGACGTCATGGCCGGAGTCACGCCGGGCATGGTGGTGGGCGTGACGACGGAGGCCATCGCCGGGGAGGGCCTCATCGTCACCGCGGGCGCGCTGGACACGCACATCCACTTCATCTGTCCCCAGCAGGCGGATGAAGCGCTGGCCAGCGGCGTCACGACGTGGGTGGGCGGCGGCACCGGGCCCGCCACTGGCACCAAGGCCACCACCTGCACGCCGGGCGCGTGGAACCTCCAGCGGATGCTGGAGGCCACGGACACCCTTCCGCTGAACATCGGCCTCACCGGCAAGGGCAACACGTCCATGCCGCACGGGCTGGTGGAGCAGGTTCGCGCGGGCGCCATCGGCCTGAAGCTGCACGAGGACTGGGGCACCACGCCGGCCGCCATCGACACCTGCCTCACCCTGGCCGAGGGCGAGGACATCCAGGTCACCATCCACACGGACACGCTGAATGAGTCCGGCTACGTGGATGACTCGCTGGCCGCGTTCAAGGGCCGCACCATCCACACCTACCACTCCGAGGGCGCGGGCGGCGGGCACGCGCCGGACATCATCCGCGTGTGCGGCGAGCCCAACGTGCTGCCCAGTTCGACGAACCCCACGCGCCCGTACACGGTGAACACGCTGGATGAGCACCTGGACATGCTCATGGTGTGTCACCACCTGGACCGGGAGATTCCAGAGGACGTGGCCTTCGCGGAGAGCCGCATCCGCGGGGAGACCATCGCCGCGGAGGACATCCTTCACGATTTGGGCGCCATCAGCATCATGGCCTCCGACAGCCAGGCCATGGGCCGCGTGGGCGAGGTCATCTGCCGGACGTGGCAGACGGCGCACAAGATGCGCGAGCAGCGCGGCCGACTCCCCGACGAGCGCGGCGACAACGACAACGTGCGCATCCGCCGCTACGTGGCGAAGTACACCATCAACCCCGCCATCGCCCACGGCATGTCCCACGAGGTGGGCTCGGTGGAGGTGGGCAAGCTGGCGGACCTGGTGCTGTGGAACCCGGCCTTCTTCGGCATCCGGCCGGAGCTGGTGGTGAAGGGCGGCTTCATCGCCTGGGCGCAGATGGGCGACGCCAACGCGTCCATCCCCACGCCGCAGCCCTACATGATGCGGCCCATGTTCGGCGCGCGCGGCCGCGCGCTGGGCGCCACCAGCGTGGCCTTCATCTCCGGGCGCGCCTTCGCCGAGGGCACGGTGAAGGACCTGGGCCTCACCAAGCGGCTGGTCGCGGTGAGCGGCTGCCGCGACCTGGGCAAGAAGGACATGAAGCTCAACGACGCGATGCCCGCCATCACCGTGGACCCGGAGACGTATGAGGTCCGCGCGGACGGGGAGCTGCTGCGCTGCGAGCCCGCGACGCGCCTGCCCCTGGCCCAGCTCTACTCGCTGTTCTGA
- the ureA gene encoding urease subunit gamma yields MHLSPRDVDKLLLHQAGFLAQKRLARGVRLNYPEAVALIATQLLEFIRDGRGVAELMDLGRQLLGRAQVMDGVPELLAEVQVEGTFPDGSKLVTVHHPVVAEHGDLALALYGSFLPVPPLERFGAATPPEGRPGEVRVRPGDVVLNEGRDPVTVSVTHRGDRPIQVGSHYHFFETNRALVFDRARAYGRRLDIPAGTAVRFEPGERKTVQLVAIAGDAVVRGGNALGSGEVTPEGQARALEAVRARGFGHEEER; encoded by the coding sequence GTGCACCTCTCCCCTCGCGATGTCGACAAGCTGCTGCTGCATCAGGCGGGCTTCCTCGCCCAGAAGCGCCTCGCGCGCGGGGTCCGGCTCAACTACCCGGAGGCGGTGGCGCTCATCGCCACGCAGCTCCTGGAGTTCATCCGCGACGGCAGGGGCGTGGCCGAGCTGATGGACCTGGGCCGCCAGCTCCTGGGGCGCGCGCAGGTGATGGACGGCGTGCCGGAGCTGCTGGCGGAGGTGCAGGTGGAGGGCACCTTCCCGGACGGCTCCAAGCTGGTGACGGTGCACCACCCCGTGGTGGCCGAGCACGGCGACCTGGCGCTGGCGCTGTACGGCAGCTTCCTCCCCGTCCCCCCGCTGGAGCGCTTCGGCGCGGCGACACCGCCGGAAGGACGCCCCGGCGAGGTGCGGGTGCGGCCGGGCGACGTGGTGCTCAACGAGGGACGCGACCCCGTCACCGTCAGCGTCACCCACCGGGGCGACCGGCCCATCCAGGTGGGCAGCCACTACCACTTCTTCGAGACGAACCGCGCGCTGGTGTTCGACCGCGCCCGGGCCTACGGCCGCCGGCTGGACATCCCCGCGGGCACGGCGGTGCGCTTCGAGCCCGGTGAGCGCAAGACGGTGCAGCTCGTCGCCATCGCCGGTGACGCGGTGGTGCGCGGCGGCAACGCGCTGGGCAGCGGGGAGGTGACGCCGGAGGGACAGGCCCGCGCCCTGGAGGCGGTGCGCGCGCGGGGCTTCGGTCACGAGGAGGAGCGCTGA
- a CDS encoding urease accessory protein UreF has translation MGSTWRVLQLADSGFPTGGFAHSGGLEAAVQLGEVRGPAELRRFVRDLLWQTGQGALPLLSAAHREPSSLPALDARAEAFLASHVANRASRTQGRAFLDTCARIFPGPVGPVREAARAAGLRFHHAPVFGAVLHALDVSLEDAQQLFLSLTLRGALSAAVRLGIAGTHESHQLQHQATPLLDDVLARCAGLGVEALAQPSPLLDLFGATHDRLYSRLFQS, from the coding sequence ATGGGCTCGACGTGGCGGGTGCTGCAACTGGCGGACTCCGGCTTTCCCACCGGCGGCTTCGCGCACTCCGGGGGGCTGGAGGCCGCGGTGCAGCTTGGCGAGGTGCGCGGCCCCGCGGAGCTGCGGCGCTTCGTGCGCGACTTGCTGTGGCAGACGGGCCAGGGCGCGCTGCCCCTGTTGAGCGCCGCGCACCGCGAGCCCTCGTCGCTGCCCGCGCTGGATGCTCGCGCGGAGGCGTTCCTCGCCAGCCACGTGGCCAACCGCGCCAGCCGCACGCAGGGCCGGGCCTTCCTGGACACCTGCGCCCGCATCTTCCCAGGGCCAGTGGGCCCCGTGCGCGAGGCGGCCCGCGCCGCCGGGCTGCGCTTCCACCACGCGCCCGTCTTCGGCGCGGTGCTGCACGCGCTGGACGTGTCGCTGGAGGACGCGCAGCAGCTCTTCCTGTCCCTCACCTTGAGGGGCGCGCTGTCCGCGGCGGTGCGCCTGGGCATCGCGGGCACGCATGAATCCCACCAGCTCCAGCACCAGGCCACGCCCCTGCTGGACGACGTGCTGGCGCGGTGCGCGGGGCTGGGGGTGGAGGCGCTGGCGCAGCCTTCTCCCCTGTTGGACTTGTTCGGCGCCACGCACGACCGGCTCTATTCCAGGCTCTTCCAGTCCTGA
- the ureG gene encoding urease accessory protein UreG yields the protein MHDDHRGHGHDDDHDHEHEEWDHPGHYHEREEPQRRDYKARAFTIGIGGPVGSGKTALVLALCRKLRERHRLGVVTNDIFTQEDAEFLVRNQALPPERIKAVETGGCPHAAIREDISHNLLALEQLMEALSPELLIVESGGDNLAAQYSRELADYTVYVIDVAGGDKVPRKGGPGITQSDLLVINKTDLAPHVGADLGVMDRDARKMRGAGPFVFTQVTRDVGVDAVAEHILGAWRKQTGARGA from the coding sequence ATGCACGACGACCACCGCGGCCACGGCCACGACGACGACCATGACCACGAGCACGAGGAGTGGGACCACCCGGGCCACTACCACGAGCGCGAGGAGCCCCAGCGGCGCGACTACAAGGCGCGCGCCTTCACCATTGGCATTGGCGGGCCGGTGGGCAGCGGGAAGACGGCGCTGGTGCTGGCGCTGTGCCGCAAGCTGCGTGAGCGCCACCGGCTGGGCGTCGTCACCAACGACATCTTCACCCAGGAGGACGCGGAGTTCCTCGTGCGCAACCAGGCGCTGCCCCCGGAGCGCATCAAGGCGGTGGAGACGGGCGGCTGCCCCCACGCGGCCATCCGCGAGGACATCAGCCACAACCTGCTGGCGCTGGAGCAGTTGATGGAGGCGCTGTCCCCGGAGCTGCTCATCGTGGAGAGCGGCGGGGACAACCTGGCGGCGCAGTACAGCCGCGAGCTGGCGGACTACACCGTGTACGTCATCGACGTGGCCGGCGGAGACAAGGTGCCGCGCAAGGGCGGCCCCGGCATCACCCAGTCCGACCTGCTGGTCATCAACAAGACGGACCTGGCGCCGCACGTGGGCGCGGACCTGGGCGTCATGGACCGCGACGCGAGGAAGATGCGTGGCGCGGGCCCCTTCGTCTTCACCCAGGTCACCCGGGACGTGGGCGTGGACGCCGTGGCCGAGCACATCCTCGGCGCCTGGCGGAAGCAGACCGGCGCCCGGGGCGCCTGA
- a CDS encoding urease accessory protein UreD — MTYIFTTIVQAIRLGALCSGRGCPRLVGVKRSEQMTVAQPRRAGFARLAFERTGPRTIVRTALAHSPLRLLTPRNHGHAAWAYTSSFGGGLVDGDQVSLEVDVAAGATALVASQGANRVYRSPRGCRSDLSARVEEGGLLAFVPDPTACFTGARYAQTLDVRLAPGASLVLADVLTAGRGASGERWAFAHYDSTLRVCVGGRALVDERWLLDPRQGALPERLGRFNALATVLLVGPALADAREALAARLAALPVTSRAELVPSVSPLGPDGLLLRAAAVSVEAVLHTTHAWLSFLPALLGDNPWARRA, encoded by the coding sequence ATGACCTATATTTTCACGACAATCGTCCAGGCCATTCGGCTGGGGGCGTTGTGCTCGGGCCGCGGCTGCCCCAGGCTTGTCGGGGTGAAGCGGTCCGAGCAGATGACGGTGGCGCAGCCCCGGCGGGCCGGGTTCGCGAGGCTCGCCTTCGAGCGCACCGGCCCGCGCACCATCGTCCGCACCGCCCTGGCGCACAGCCCGCTGCGGCTGCTCACGCCCCGCAACCACGGCCACGCGGCCTGGGCCTACACCAGCTCGTTCGGAGGCGGGCTGGTGGACGGGGACCAGGTCTCCCTGGAGGTGGACGTGGCCGCGGGGGCCACGGCGCTCGTCGCCAGCCAGGGCGCCAACCGCGTCTACCGCTCTCCCCGAGGCTGCCGGAGCGACCTGAGCGCCCGCGTGGAGGAAGGCGGGCTGCTGGCCTTCGTCCCGGACCCCACCGCGTGCTTCACCGGCGCCCGCTACGCCCAGACGCTGGACGTGCGGCTGGCCCCCGGCGCCTCCCTGGTGCTCGCGGACGTCCTCACCGCTGGCCGCGGCGCCAGCGGTGAGCGCTGGGCCTTCGCCCACTACGACTCCACGCTGCGCGTCTGCGTGGGCGGACGCGCGCTCGTGGATGAGCGCTGGCTGCTGGACCCACGGCAGGGCGCGCTGCCCGAGCGCCTGGGCCGCTTCAACGCGCTGGCCACCGTGCTGCTGGTGGGCCCCGCGCTCGCGGACGCACGTGAGGCGCTCGCCGCGCGGCTCGCCGCGCTTCCGGTGACGTCTCGCGCGGAGCTGGTCCCCAGCGTCAGTCCGCTGGGCCCGGACGGCCTGCTGCTCCGGGCCGCCGCTGTCTCCGTGGAGGCGGTGTTGCACACCACACACGCGTGGCTGTCCTTCCTGCCAGCGCTGTTGGGCGACAACCCCTGGGCCCGCCGCGCCTGA
- a CDS encoding saccharopine dehydrogenase NADP-binding domain-containing protein — protein sequence MVTEESVVLVGGYGVVGTWLARLLRERHPELPLVIAGRRREPAEALARRLGNAEAAVLDVAAPDPLASLAGRPRAVVSLVNDPEDAVLRSAVREGVAVLDITRWTSRLKAAVLRLAGTPPRAPVLLSSAWMAGLVPRLVAGAAEQVGRVERVDVGIRFALADQAGPDSLEYMDRLGLTFDITEGGAERQVLPLTEGRRVLFPDGRPTRVFRLDTPEQTTLPLVLGAHTVSTRLGFDSGAVTWLLAALQQVGLLRLLQHPRLTPMRRALMASSGKGGEAAWVADVEGARGALRIEVVDPKGQAHLTAVGALLGVERLLGRDGAPALAAGVWLPEHDARPELALAVLRDCGVQARFEAQPRREAA from the coding sequence ATGGTGACCGAAGAGAGTGTCGTACTGGTTGGGGGCTATGGGGTGGTGGGGACGTGGCTCGCGCGGTTGTTGCGGGAGCGGCATCCGGAGCTGCCGTTGGTCATCGCGGGGCGCCGCCGCGAGCCCGCCGAGGCCCTGGCCCGGAGGTTGGGGAACGCGGAGGCGGCGGTGCTGGACGTGGCGGCGCCCGACCCGCTGGCGTCGCTGGCCGGGCGGCCCAGGGCCGTGGTGTCGTTGGTCAATGACCCGGAGGATGCGGTGCTGCGCTCGGCGGTGCGGGAGGGCGTGGCGGTGCTGGACATCACCCGCTGGACGTCGCGCTTGAAGGCGGCGGTGCTGCGGCTGGCGGGGACTCCTCCCCGGGCGCCCGTCCTGCTCAGCTCCGCGTGGATGGCGGGGTTGGTGCCCAGGCTCGTCGCGGGCGCGGCGGAGCAGGTGGGGCGCGTCGAGCGCGTCGACGTGGGCATCCGCTTCGCCCTGGCGGACCAGGCGGGGCCGGACTCGCTGGAGTACATGGACCGGCTGGGGCTGACCTTCGACATCACGGAGGGAGGCGCGGAGCGGCAGGTGTTGCCGCTGACGGAAGGCCGGCGGGTGCTGTTCCCGGATGGGCGGCCCACGCGTGTCTTCCGGCTGGACACGCCCGAGCAGACCACGCTGCCGCTGGTGCTGGGGGCCCACACGGTGTCGACCCGGCTGGGGTTCGACTCAGGCGCCGTCACCTGGCTGCTCGCGGCGCTCCAGCAGGTGGGCCTGCTGCGGCTGCTCCAGCATCCCCGGCTGACGCCGATGCGGCGCGCGCTGATGGCCAGCAGCGGCAAGGGCGGCGAGGCGGCCTGGGTGGCGGACGTGGAGGGGGCTCGCGGCGCGCTGCGCATCGAGGTGGTGGACCCGAAGGGACAGGCCCACCTCACGGCCGTGGGCGCGCTGCTGGGGGTGGAGCGGCTGCTGGGACGGGATGGCGCGCCGGCGCTCGCCGCGGGCGTGTGGCTCCCGGAACACGACGCGCGCCCCGAGCTGGCGCTGGCGGTCTTGCGCGATTGTGGCGTCCAGGCCCGGTTCGAGGCACAACCGCGCCGGGAGGCGGCCTGA
- a CDS encoding PilZ domain-containing protein yields MNSASVNDSPADRRRFPRLEAPLYARPARLRRVDKQQVLDASLGGIRIYSDEQYAQDSELELDLFLRDGSSLECKARVAWTRKLPKDGVARFEVGLAFTDVPPLAMDKLKSVLVSDEEGGPGGS; encoded by the coding sequence ATGAACAGCGCAAGCGTGAATGACTCTCCCGCGGATCGCCGTCGCTTTCCCCGGCTCGAGGCGCCGCTCTACGCAAGGCCGGCGCGGCTGAGGCGCGTGGACAAGCAGCAGGTGCTGGACGCCAGCCTGGGGGGCATCCGCATCTACTCCGACGAGCAATACGCGCAGGACTCGGAGCTGGAGCTGGACCTGTTCCTCCGCGACGGCTCGTCGTTGGAGTGCAAGGCGCGCGTGGCGTGGACGCGGAAGCTCCCCAAGGACGGCGTGGCGCGCTTCGAGGTTGGCCTGGCCTTCACGGACGTCCCGCCGCTGGCCATGGACAAGCTCAAGTCGGTCCTCGTGTCAGACGAAGAGGGCGGCCCGGGCGGCTCATAG